A window of Phragmites australis chromosome 2, lpPhrAust1.1, whole genome shotgun sequence genomic DNA:
TCAGATGCAGAGAGGGGTAAGGCAAGGAGACCCCCTCTCACCCTTACTCTTTGTGCTCGTAGCAGACTTCATGCGGTGTATTATCAATAAAGCTCACTAATGGTACTCTTTCTACGCCTATTCAAATGGCAGTGGATCAAGATTTTCCTATTATTCAATATGTAGATGATACTCTACTGTTCTTAAATGGCTCTCAAAATGAGCTATTCTGCTTGAAGACTATTTTGAACTCCTTCACTGCTTCCATCAGACCCAAGGTCAACTTTGATAAATCATGCTTAGTTCCTATCAATATTGATCATGAAAAAGCTTCTCAATTGGCTGGTGTTTTTGGCCGCTCCATTGGCAAACTCCCATTTGCCTACCTTGGCTTGCCTCTCGGGACCACCCGTCCAAAAATTGAGGATCATTCCCCTcttatgaacaatgtggaaaGAAGTTTAACGGTTGTTTCTAGCTTCCTTACAATGGCGGGCATATTAGAAATGGTGAATCCAGTCCTGACAGCCCTTCCAACCTACTCCATGTGCACCCTTAAATTACCATCTGAAGTTATTCAAAGTATAGACAAAGCTAGAAGACAATGTCTATGGCGTGGTTCGGATATTAACACCTCTAAGAAACCCATGGTGGCCTGGGAAAAGGTGTGTAGACATAAAAGAAATGGAGGATTGGGAGTGGTCCATCTCCAGTTGCAAAATGAAGCTCTACTTTTGAAGCATCTCCATAAATTTTACAATAACCTTGACCTCCCTTGGGTTCAGCTAATCTAGTTGCGAtcacagttacgactaagaaaatagtcaattACGACAATACAGATAATTGAgctacgatcacatgacaaaaaagtcaattacgatagcaactatactgctttttgaatcgtaactgggggtgtgcgcagaggtgaccCAGTTGTGattacatgataaaaaaaatgcataattaTGACTAGATAAGGTAACCAATTACGaccatatatgtttgtagtaactgacctttcttatgagttgtaactatactgttttttggatcgtaactgcAGGGTGGTGCAACAGTGAACTACAATACGTCTAGGTacataatagatatatatataaaccaCAGTGGGGGTCCATAAGCCTTTGAAATCGCTGGTGTCCCTCTGGCTCTCTTCTCTTGTATTGTTTCCCCTTTTTTCTCCTGTTCTCTTCTCCAGTACAATTTTCCTTTCATGTTctttatacacacacacacacacacacacacacacacacaccacagTGGGGGTTTCCCCTGCTgatttcctttaaaaaaaaaagaagtttcATGGTACCCTTTTACCATTGTTCGGAAGTCAAACCAATTAATTTCATTTCAAAGATGATCATATTCTCATATGGTGATGTGAATTACTTTTTGTCGAACAAGTTCATGTTAGTTTCGACATAGAAGGAAGTGCAACATAGCTTTACTGAACTTGCTCAGACATCGACAGGACCTCCTATTCAGTACCACCTCGTGATTGTGGTGTTGGGGAAGGAAGTTGGGCTGGGGTATGCTTTAGCCCAATGCACCGATCCATGGTATATTTGCAGTTCTTAATTACCTATATAATTCAAGTTGCTCGTGTTGTCTTGTTGAAAACTTGATGTATTACATTTCCTGTTGTTGTTTTTTAATATGGTTTAGCATAACCAGTTGAGCACCAACATGTCGCTGCACTGAGGACAATCCATGCAAATTGATCTTCCTTTCAGGTAGCTGTTGCTCGTCAATTGTGCAAGAGCATCGATATTTATGATCAGGACATTCATGTTCGCAGTTTACGCACGTAAGTTACCTCATACCAGGATTTTGCCTTCATGACAATTTATGTTCTCCAACTTGCTTTGTTGCTACCAAAAGTCAGATTGCTCCAATAAATGATATGTTTCAGATAAATAAATCCTAAACTCACGGCATACTTGCTTAGTGGCTACCCGCAtggctctagctttctcacttatCAACGCTCTTATACGATCTTTGCCTGTACAATCTTTTTATTTGAAGGAGGCTGTTGCAGTTTCAACTTTCAACACATAAAGTCATGAATTCCTCCATCAGCATCCATTCATGTCATGATTGTAGCCTGTAATTTTGATGACTTAGTGTGTAAAACTGAACAGGTTGTGGTATCCATCTTCATTTAGCTTTGTTCAATGCTCGCCACAAGGGAATGAAAGTAGTTCTCTGTTGGCAATTGCTGAAGGTTCTCAGGTTAGACTCCAACCCAACCCCTGTTGATGTATTTTTCTCTGTAGTCTTTTCTTATGGTAATTAATTGCAGCTGAGCATCTGGGACTTAAGGATGAATAACAATGGGGGATGCGTACAGCGCATTTCTGGATCCATTGGAAATATTATATACTCTGTCTGTAGTTCTCCTTCAGGACCAATTGCTACTGGTGGAACTGATCGTTCTGTCACCATCTATGATCCTCGCAGGTTGGTTTGATTGTTTGCTTTTTAGTTTCAAGGATTTGAAGAGTGACTGCTTAAAAGATCACCTTTTGTCTGTACTTGTGATCCCATAACTTTTTTATTCACTTACCTTATTGTACCCAGTACAAAGAATGGAcagagatactgtaatagtgctTTCACCAATTGGTTGGATCGATCTGAGTTTGATTGATCAGTTTGGTTTCCATCTTGTATGTAGGTGGTCGGCTTTGTCAAGATGGGTGGGCTGCTCCAAGTATGAGGTTTGATTTAGTTCCTTCTCATGCTACTTTATGTAGCTGCCATAACGAAACATATTGCTGAAATAATCATATAAATGTGGAATGCGAATAAGATTTTCATGCAGTAAGAATCACATGGAGAAGTTTTCAGCTACTTTATTTGCTCTCATATGCAGATTACAGGCCTTTCGTTCTCATCAGTTGATCAATCTTTCATTTACAtccaaggtgttgattatgaggTGTGCATCTGGCTTGCTTCCTTTGGACCTTGATCTCATACAGTTTGAGCTATTAGTTACTAGTCCATTACTCTTTCATACCGTGTGAAGTTGTGTTAAGTTAGGTAGAATGCCTAATAATATTGCATGAAACTCCATGCTGATCTGTCTGTAGTGTCATTGCTGATTTCTCACTTCAGATATCATAGATGGCACCATCAAATTCTTCTGCACATAATATGACAAACTTCTGCGTAGCATAAGATTCATGTTGGACGGTTGCTcacccaaaaaaagaaaagaaagattcATGTTGGATGGTTGCAGACTTGTAGTCTAGTGAATTCTAGTTGAATTCGGCCCATGCAAGAAACTCTTATGCTACTTTAGTATGTCATTGTGTAATATAGGCCTTGACCTATAACCTCGCTGCAGATTACTTGTGGACTTTGGAAGGAAAATGAGCGAGCATTCTCGTTTCGAGGGGATTCCAACTGGTTGGGTTTTTCGAAGGTACTACCGTCTCCCAGGCCCCAACCTTAAACTCTAACACACTGTAGGATTCTCAGCACACATGCTCATACAAATGCACGGAAGGCACTCTTTCAGCAAGGTAATACATTATCTTCTGACGACCATTTTGCTTTCGAACTGCTGCAGTGTGCGGATACTGATGTGGTAGCAGGGTGGTGCGAGTCCGGAAGTATCTTCATTGCTGATGTTAGGCAGCTGTAGGATCAACATTCTCTCGGTAATCAGGTGGTGAGCGCACACCATCATCTCATCTGACGTTCTGGAGCTACGAAAGTGACGCATATATGAGATGTGCTTTTCCCATTTCTGTAGGACTGTAACTGTTTTGTAGAAAGCACTCGTGTGATGAAGTATGAACACGGTCCGACTTCCCGACCAAGAGGAACTGTTCTGCACTTCCCAGTACCAAGCACAATGTATAACTGTTTATCGAACCTTTCTTGAAATTTAAAATACGGTACTAGCATTCTACAAACTGAATTGAATTTAGTCATCAGAAGGTATCTTCGTATCAgtgatcatattttttttatctacttagggctcgtttggcagggctccagattctcccagaaacgtttcggtttcagattctttctggaaacgtttctctggtgaatcaccctcaattttctgaaaacgtttgacagggattctggattcggattcttgaagaaaaatgacctgagtGATTCTCGAAACGGGTGAAACACCATTTTGACTGATTCTCCTCATAGTGTTAAAAAtgtgttaaaaatgagaaacgtttcaggtgattcaaggtgaaacgtttcacgttttagtgcgtttggcagggattctagataatcaccagagaatctgaaacgtttcttgcaACCAAACGGTGCCTTAATCACGCTTATAGCTCGGGCTATTTTGTTGTGTTTCGATTTACATGCAATGAGCATCATaggataagttttttttttttgggggggggggggggagcgggGTGCGCTATCTTTGCTCTAGACAAACTTTTGCAGATTATAAATGGGATAAGCTTGTCAAGGGCAAACTCATTCAATGTACCTGTTTTTGGTCTGCATACAAGTGCGCAACAGACCCGAAATATTACATTGGAATGTACAACCAACTCTTGAATCATTTTGGGCTTACGGCACCAACAGGGAATAAGCTACATTTAATTAAGGATCAGATCATCTAGTATTGTAATATTTCAATTTTACTTTCAGATGACCCTGCTTCTCGGGGTACTACTATTATCTTTCTAACTAAACCTACCGGCCACATGGACAAGAAACTATAGAAAACAAATCAGGCATAATTGATCCAGGGGCTAAATAGAAATAACAGGCTTTCTTGCTCATGAGCACTCTCCCTCCTACATATTATGATTTCATTCAAGCTTTGTGTGGGCTAATTGCCCATGCTATTTCTGCTAAGGTAATACAACTAAGATGCCGCAGATAAATAGGAAAATGGCTTACAGAGCAAATGTTACTATGTTATAACTATAAGTGGTTGGCAACTGAGCTTGGCTCAAGTCTACTACTGCATCGAGTTCGTTCTTCTAAGATATCGTGATGGGTTTTTCCTTACAATGACTGGCGTCACTCGTTCCATGAGCTGCATAAAACAAATGGATTTCTTTAGACAAACATATAAAATGGCACAAGCAAAAAAGAGGAGCAAATGGGAATTGCACTGTCAGTAACTGCGAAGTCCAACAGAAGGCACTAAGCCAACTATACCCCATAACTCCAAATGGAGGTGAATCAATTATGCGTCTTTGATTTGGCCACTTAAGTGAACCATGTTGAGAAATATCGTCTTCTTAACTCCTAGTGATACTGACAAAAgtacaaataaatttaaatGAATACAGGCTCAACTTGACAAATGGCACTGCAGGGAAAAGCACAATTCAGGACTGCAGGCTCCAGCCTTTTTAATAACAAAGATTTATGCAATTCACCATCTTGAGAAGCAAATGGCCTCAAGAGAAGAAACTGACAGATGAAATAGACAATCTCGCACTTGTCATGTGTAGCTCTAATGCAATCGAAAGTTGTCAACATCACATTATTCTATTTGCCAAACCACTTTGGCCGGCTGGTAACGAGTCTTAAGCATGTTAGCTCATTGGAGTGTCAAATAGCCAAAGGATATCGAAGTCAGAGTTGAGAAATCATAGGAAGATGCTTCTTTCAAGCATGAACAGTATTTGTTGCCCATGATTATGGTCCTAATGTAATGTTTTCGAAGACTAATTCTTTCAGTGCTCACGAACATGTGTACTAAACTGAGATCAAAGGCTAATGGCTGTCTTATCCTTCTTTAAGTAATGGTTGTTCTGATGTTCGCCTGTTCTAGAGGTATATTATGGGCCTGTTTGGTACATAACCAAATATCCTAAATCCATCCATAGTTCCAGATCCTGGATTTCTTGAAGCTGGTCCAAGAAATCCAAGATTTGGATCCCTGCCAAACAGGGCCTATATGACATAATACTGCAAGTACGCTATAGaacaaagggaagtaaatgcaataTAATgcaattaattttattttactcGATACCACAGATGGTTACAGCCTAATGTTTCACTAGAAATCAAGGTAAGTTATGTTACAAAAAGTTCCTGCGGAAGCATTATGTGTACTGTTATGGATTCAGTAataatagacaacatatcgagTATAGTGATGTGGAATGGTTTTAAATGCTATTCAATCAAATTTGATTAACTTCGGATGCACAATATAtactaaataaataaaatatatgcgtACACTGTTAGTATTAATCTTGACTTGTGTAGTTAGCATGTATGTCATGCGGGTCTTTTAGCTAGTTTGTGTTAGTCCGCAGCTGTGTGTTGCAGTGCGGTGCAGCTAGCTGATCGATGATTGAGTCGTCATTAGATTAAGCAGAGTTAGTGAGCTGCATACAGCATAGTGGCCGTCTCATGCGGATCATGGAGACACGACATGCATGAGTTAATGGCTTGTGCGTGTGTGGATCGTGCAGGCGTGTGCGTGAGACTCGGCCAACAGGTTCTTGCATGCGACTGGGAGCGAGTCCTCAGGTTGGTTAGCTTCATACGTGTGAGGAGGGAGTGGAGCCCGGGTATGTGTGCGTGGCGTGAGTCCCGGGCAGTTTGTTGCTTCGTGTGCATATCAGTGAAGCTATATAAGCTGTGTACTTGCTTGACTAATTGGAAGTGAATATAGAGAATAAGAAAAGGGCGTTCGTCGCCGGCAAGTCTGTGTGTGTTAGCTTCTCCACAGTACCGCTTGCTAGCAACTCTTGTGTTTGCGTGTGTCCTCCGAGCAGCGTGAGTTTCTGCCTGCTGCGTCCAGTGCCGCGTGAGATCGCGTAAGTCGGAGGAGGCAGCTCCAACATACACATATTACATCTTAAGATTAAGAAAATTACCTCTTTAAGCCGTTTCTGGTGTCGCTCCTCCTGAAATACATCAACAGCAGAAACTTATCATTAGGGAATTACAACAAAATTAAAAGGGGAAGACGTTTGCAAATAGATGAACATTCAAGCACTAGTCACTCAAGTCAGCTTGTTTAATTTATGCAAAGCAAGGTTTTTCACTTTCATGCATCATCAGGTTAAGCGTAGCAGGGAAAAGAACTGAACTAACACAAGGtgagcacaagtccttcaaaGGTAACTGAAAATAAGTGTGACACCATCATGCATTTTGGCTGGAAAACCCGACACCAAATGTCGTTCCGATGGCACTATGTTTGAACTCATCTAGCCATGGGTGCTCAAAATTATTAAAGGATGGTTCCCATAtccaatccccccccccccccccaactcaGACTCCAAGAAAGTATCAGAACTCAGAGCTGAGCAGTACCTGTTCTCTCAACAGCTCGGCACTCTCCTCCTCGAGCTGCGCGACAAGAGATTCAAGCTCCGCAATATAAGCCTTCAGCAACCAATCAACAAACATCAAATTTCTCTCTCGAATTCGAAAAACAGGAAGCTTTATTTTGTAAAAGTGCAATATTTGTGCACTCACCTGCTTCCTCTCCCGTGACCTGGCTGCAGACTCGCGGTTTTTGATCATTCGCTTCTGCCGCTGCATCGCAGCTCGATCCACTGGATCCATGAGTCGCCTCTTCCTCCCCTTcccaccaccgccgcccctGCCACCCAATCCTTCTGCCCCGCTCAGGAACCCCATCGCCACCGGCCCTCCCGCGGCCTCAGAGGGGCCCGAAACCCTAACCTCGTCCTCCTTCACCGCGCCCTCCGTCGCCAGGAAGTCCTCCAGTGTCATCtccgagccaccgccgccgcctccaccgccagcGGCGACGACAGCCGGAGCCGCGGGGGTCACCGTCCCCCGACTGCCACCTCCGCCGGTGATCTCCTTCCACACCTCCTCCGCCGTCCGCCTCGAGGCAAtctccgtcgccggcgccggtgaCATCGGCCGATCGCCGCCCGACGCGGGCGCCGGGGTGGGCATGTCGCCGTAAATGCTGCGGAGGAGCTCCTCGACGTTCATGGACCCCAGTCCGCTGCCCCCGCCGGGCTTGCTCGCGGCCTGCGCGAAGCGCGCGATATCCGAGGCCGTGTGCGACGGCGAGGACGACGCCATCACCCTCGACGACGCCATGCGCTCGGCGCCCCTGCCCCCGCGCCCAGGGCCTCTCCCTCGCCCGCGCCGCGCCCTTCTCGTTTCCGtcgtttctctctctttctctgagCTCTCAGAGGCTTCGGGGGACGAGGGGAAGGAAGGAGCggtggttggttggttggttggaaGTTGGAACTCGGGAATGAGCGAGGGGGGAGGGCTCGGAACGTGGGGAGGCGCTGGTGTCGTGCCGTGCGCTCTCGGCTTGTCTAGTCCTCGGCTCGGCCCGCTCGCGAGCAAGGGGAGAGCCACTTGTCTAATCCCGGCGTGATTACAGAAGTGCGATCGGCCGGTGACTCGTGATTCGTGCGTGCGCGACGGGACGGGGGAGTTTATAGCAGCGGTCACTCAAGTGCGGTTAACGATTGGGGGCGCCTCGGCCACCGTCGGCCGGCAGCCCGGGCCGTCGGATAGGTACCGTGTCAGAGTAAGTAGATAAGACGCGATCCCCTGCGGGCTCCTCTCACCGAACCACTGTTGTGGCTTGTGCTTGTAGCCTAGCGCGGTGATTTTTTGTTGTGGCGCGTCGTGGGTTGCCGGCACACGCGATCCTGCTTCGGAGCGGACGAGTTAATAGGGGTGAGTTGTCATGTCATGCCGAGCCCACAGCTGGACGGCCGCTAGAAGCATCTCCACTCGGCACGCGCTTTTGAGGCGTTTTCTTGTGGGCACGAGTGAAAACCGGGGTCGTGCTAAGAATTGACTGAATTGTTGGTTGTTTGGTTCTCGCCTAGAAAGACAACATTAAAGTTCGAGTCATATTAAGATTTGAACATGCTTCAAGGttgagttaaaattttaattggCCAAAAATTAAGACAGGTTTAGGTAGTTGGACAATAAATTTTGAACAAACTACTTTCGTGGCTCCACCACCTGCCAAGTGGTTCAATGATCTAGGACACTTAAGTTATACAACTAGAAATATGCAACTAATGAGGTTTCTTTTACCTGGACCAATATTGGTGAAGTTTTTTTCTAGAGGGCACATTTAATTATGCACCTTAAGTTTGAGGAACAATAATGTACTAATGTAATTGTTTGTTTGAAAGCTTAATTAAGGTGCCACCGGTGCTGGCGGTGAGCTATAAATTTTGTGGAGGAATATGGAGCTTGAGGCGAATGAGTTCCAAGTTATCTAGAGGTATAAATTTATATACTCAATTAGCTTGTATAATAAACAATATTATTGTTGCTAATAATTCAATTCCAACACATCGGCGAGGGTGGGAAGGTAGTTCACCCTAATGCCACCACCGTATCCAGCTATGAGTGTTAATCTAGCGGTATGTTACTTGTCTATGTAGCTAACCATTATAGTTGAAATGTCACTCTTATTCTAAAAAATAGTTGAAATGTCACTAATTACTAGCCCTTTGATGTACAATTGGGACGTCAATTTTATTATCATTGTGCCTTAATACAGCTACCGCACATTCCAATAAATGGAGTGATTATGCATGCGACAATTACTGCAACAGTTCAGGATAACGATGGCGGACAACAATCCAAATTAAAGTTTAGTGTTTGAGTCTtttcttggggggggggggggagttccTCTACCCTAGCTACCAAAGTTGGGAGATGGTTGATCAGTAATTTGATAGTTGATGAGGTCAAGATTAGGACATCACTCCAAATACAGTTATGGTCAAGTGAGGGAAGAAGCATGCAGACACGACGATGCTATGGGGATGTCATCGGCCTCCACAAGGAGAATGGGAGATAACTATGTGTAGGTAGCTATGGCATCGGTGACAGAGGGATCTTTGATAGATGAAAATCGGTGGTGGACAATAATGAGGAGGAAGGTGaaggagaaaagagtatgttcatGAAAGGGACAACTAGTGTAGGTGTTATCTCCGTTTATAAATAAATGACATTTTTTTACTTTACTATTCAATATTTGACTGTTTGTCTTTTCTGCAAATATTCATGCAAACTATCATAAATGTAAAATATGCTTAAAACACTTTTGATAATAAAATCTAGTGATACTTTCTCCGCTTTACTTAACTAAGTATTTGAACAaatattgttagtcaaagttgAAACAATAAAAAGTCAAAAGTGACAATTATTTGTAAACAGAAGTAGTTGTTATTTATGCATGTTTCGAGTGAAAATTCAAACCATGTCACTCAAAAAATGTTGAGTTAAATGTTATTGCATGAATCCAATGGACAAATTTAATTTAtgtagaagattaaaaaaaaatcaccatcgAATGATTGACATGTCATGTGATAGCGTTGAACCTGAACACAAGGTGACATGCAGGGACTGTCTTATCCCACCAATCACCTCCCGAGGCAGGGACTCGCGGAGGCTATGGCTTGCATTCGCGAAGCTTTCTTTCCCTACGCATCTTGGGTAAGGGCTTGACACACTTCGCAGTCACATACCGGTGGGCCTCCAGCCATCCAACCATATTGAGGATGTAACGTCTCGAGCACCTCACTAGTCTCCTCTCATAGACGCCATGCTCTGAGTCCACACGACAAACGCCTTGATTAGACGTGGGAATAGATGGAGATCTAGATCCAAAATAAAATAGTATAGACTATATCTAAATACGAGGAAGCCAAAGTCCATCCAATCCAATTAAGATTGGGAAAGGACCAATCCAAcactaaaaaaatccaaaatcatTGAATTATCCAATCTCGCTTACTCATCTCTGTCACTCTGTTTGACGGTGCAAGTGCAAAGGTATTTTTGGAACCTCTGACAAGCCGATTGAGGAA
This region includes:
- the LOC133909247 gene encoding uncharacterized protein LOC133909247 isoform X1 produces the protein MRPTKLSARSLRKASVPPTLLSDPSPGSLQPTRLAVHVNGAGSSCSAYLASGCRVYKIEISMDGSMLSKGKESLLIPDNAQVISSSVVDRCPHRSEIQSVALAEGEGDNCLILGTVDLYGHLIVSRLDKVADDIDRTSYSVPPRDCGVGEGSWAGVCFSPMHRSMVAVARQLCKSIDIYDQDIHVRSLRTLWYPSSFSFVQCSPQGNESSSLLAIAEGSQLSIWDLRMNNNGGCVQRISGSIGNIIYSVCSSPSGPIATGGTDRSVTIYDPRRWSALSRWVGCSKYEITGLSFSSVDQSFIYIQGVDYEITCGLWKENERAFSFRGDSNWLGFSKCADTDVVAGWCESGSIFIADVRQL
- the LOC133909247 gene encoding uncharacterized protein LOC133909247 isoform X2; the encoded protein is MVLAPPAPPTSPPAAASTRSRFSSLISMDGSMLSKGKESLLIPDNAQVISSSVVDRCPHRSEIQSVALAEGEGDNCLILGTVDLYGHLIVSRLDKVADDIDRTSYSVPPRDCGVGEGSWAGVCFSPMHRSMVAVARQLCKSIDIYDQDIHVRSLRTLWYPSSFSFVQCSPQGNESSSLLAIAEGSQLSIWDLRMNNNGGCVQRISGSIGNIIYSVCSSPSGPIATGGTDRSVTIYDPRRWSALSRWVGCSKYEITGLSFSSVDQSFIYIQGVDYEITCGLWKENERAFSFRGDSNWLGFSKCADTDVVAGWCESGSIFIADVRQL
- the LOC133909248 gene encoding bZIP transcription factor 12-like isoform X2, coding for MASSRVMASSSPSHTASDIARFAQAASKPGGGSGLGSMNVEELLRSIYGDMPTPAPASGGDRPMSPAPATEIASRRTAEEVWKEITGGGGSRGTVTPAAPAVVAAGGGGGGGGSEMTLEDFLATEGAVKEDEVRVSGPSEAAGGPVAMGFLSGAEGLGGRGGGGGKGRKRRLMDPVDRAAMQRQKRMIKNRESAARSRERKQAYIAELESLVAQLEEESAELLREQEERHQKRLKELMERVTPVIVRKNPSRYLRRTNSMQ
- the LOC133909248 gene encoding bZIP transcription factor 12-like isoform X1; translation: MASSRVMASSSPSHTASDIARFAQAASKPGGGSGLGSMNVEELLRSIYGDMPTPAPASGGDRPMSPAPATEIASRRTAEEVWKEITGGGGSRGTVTPAAPAVVAAGGGGGGGGSEMTLEDFLATEGAVKEDEVRVSGPSEAAGGPVAMGFLSGAEGLGGRGGGGGKGRKRRLMDPVDRAAMQRQKRMIKNRESAARSRERKQAYIAELESLVAQLEEESAELLREQEERHQKRLKEVIFLILRCNMCTHIFYLFSIYCASEVNQI